In Jeotgalibaca arthritidis, a single genomic region encodes these proteins:
- a CDS encoding thioesterase family protein, with product MHQSISKRFEVTSDHSAASVGSGGLDVLSTPSLIAFMEQTAYQFIQADLPDTETTVGYEIMTKHLAPSLIGQAVTIHCQLVEQNNNRYSFQLEAYVADQKIATASHKRARVVIDQFLNKR from the coding sequence TTGCATCAATCCATTTCAAAAAGATTTGAAGTCACGAGCGACCATTCTGCAGCTAGCGTTGGCTCAGGTGGTTTAGACGTTTTATCTACGCCATCATTAATTGCTTTTATGGAACAAACTGCTTACCAATTCATACAAGCTGATTTGCCTGATACAGAAACAACTGTTGGCTATGAAATAATGACTAAGCACCTAGCACCTTCTCTCATCGGACAAGCCGTTACAATTCATTGTCAGCTCGTTGAACAAAACAATAATCGCTATAGCTTTCAACTAGAAGCTTATGTAGCAGATCAAAAAATTGCGACAGCTAGCCATAAGAGAGCACGTGTTGTCATTGACCAATTTTTAAATAAGCGTTAA
- a CDS encoding nucleoside deaminase, with amino-acid sequence MISEQDRYYLKRAISLAKEALVVGDEPFGSLLVSEEGEILFEDHNHVSGGDHTQHPEFAIARWAANHLSADERKKATVYTSGEHCPMCAAAHGWVGLGRIVYASSSSQLADWLAEMGLSPSPVKNLAIQDVIRHAHVDGPDPELAQVVKELHVERHKNGLA; translated from the coding sequence ATGATTAGTGAACAAGACAGATATTACTTAAAACGGGCAATTTCTTTAGCTAAAGAAGCCTTAGTAGTCGGTGATGAACCCTTTGGCTCTCTCCTGGTTTCTGAAGAAGGCGAGATTTTATTTGAAGATCATAATCATGTGTCTGGTGGCGACCACACCCAGCATCCTGAATTTGCCATTGCGCGTTGGGCAGCTAACCACCTATCCGCTGATGAACGGAAAAAAGCAACGGTTTACACTTCCGGTGAACACTGCCCCATGTGTGCCGCCGCTCATGGCTGGGTAGGCTTAGGGCGTATCGTTTATGCTTCTTCATCTTCGCAGTTAGCAGATTGGTTAGCTGAAATGGGTCTATCTCCCTCTCCTGTCAAAAATTTAGCTATTCAAGATGTTATTCGCCATGCTCATGTTGATGGACCCGATCCAGAATTAGCGCAAGTTGTTAAAGAGCTTCATGTAGAAAGACATAAAAATGGGCTAGCTTAG
- a CDS encoding M20 family metallopeptidase, translated as MTHAKTIEQEVDGRLNTYKEIALAIHDKPEVSNYEFFACETLSDKLKAEGFEVEVDVAGHRTGFDARYKSSKPGPTIAFLAEYDALPGIGHACGHNIFGTTSSLAAVALKSVIEEIGGEIRVYGTPGEEGGENGSAKGSFVREGFLNDVDAALCVHPGFGHGLTGPSLANDPVDVEFFGRSSHASAAPEKGINALDAVIFVYNAVNALRQHLTDDVRIHGVITHGGDAANVVPDYASARFYLRAASRPTLNDVYEKFENIVKAAALSTGATYKFGLFQNSVDNTVLTPSFDAIYEKHLLAYGEEITQEIPAKGGGSTDVGNISQVVPTIQPHISISDSYIAGHSIEFKAASRSEKGLDSIALGAKVLAQTAYDLIVDADLLQAIKEEHAENVKNQD; from the coding sequence ATGACACATGCTAAAACAATTGAACAAGAAGTAGATGGGCGTTTAAATACTTATAAGGAAATCGCTTTGGCGATTCATGATAAACCAGAAGTGAGTAATTATGAATTCTTTGCTTGCGAAACATTATCAGACAAATTAAAAGCAGAAGGCTTTGAAGTTGAAGTGGATGTTGCAGGTCACAGAACAGGATTTGATGCACGTTATAAGAGCAGTAAACCAGGTCCAACGATTGCGTTCTTAGCAGAATACGATGCCTTGCCAGGGATTGGACATGCATGTGGGCATAATATTTTTGGAACAACGTCTTCTCTAGCTGCTGTTGCTTTAAAGAGTGTGATTGAGGAGATTGGTGGCGAAATTCGCGTTTATGGGACACCTGGTGAAGAGGGTGGCGAGAATGGTAGTGCAAAAGGTAGTTTCGTCAGAGAAGGCTTTTTAAATGACGTTGACGCTGCTTTATGTGTTCACCCTGGTTTTGGCCATGGTTTAACAGGCCCATCTTTAGCGAATGATCCTGTAGATGTTGAATTTTTCGGACGTTCGTCTCATGCTTCTGCAGCGCCTGAAAAAGGAATTAATGCTTTGGATGCTGTTATTTTTGTTTACAATGCGGTAAATGCCTTACGTCAACACTTAACCGATGATGTGCGTATCCACGGTGTGATTACACATGGTGGCGATGCAGCGAATGTGGTGCCTGACTATGCCAGCGCTCGGTTCTATTTAAGAGCAGCTAGTCGTCCAACTTTAAATGATGTTTATGAAAAATTTGAAAACATCGTTAAAGCTGCAGCACTTTCTACAGGGGCAACTTATAAATTTGGATTATTCCAAAATAGTGTCGATAATACGGTATTAACGCCAAGCTTTGATGCGATCTACGAAAAACATTTGCTAGCTTATGGCGAAGAAATTACTCAAGAAATCCCTGCAAAGGGTGGTGGTTCAACGGATGTTGGGAATATTAGCCAAGTTGTACCAACAATCCAACCTCATATTAGCATCTCAGATAGCTATATCGCTGGTCATAGTATTGAGTTTAAAGCAGCATCTAGAAGTGAAAAAGGACTTGATTCGATTGCACTAGGCGCAAAAGTATTAGCTCAAACCGCATATGACTTGATTGTGGATGCAGATTTATTACAAGCTATTAAAGAAGAACACGCAGAAAACGTTAAAAATCAAGATTAA
- a CDS encoding cobalamin-independent methionine synthase II family protein, whose product MTTSRFQLVGSLLRPQDLLDYKTKIEHRDGIQYPFYDAFPGYKETEQAAIEKIIADQAKHDVDVLTDGEHGRSMWHLDFLWGLDGIERYISNKGYTFEDLDGGNFETRKDIGIRINAPLSGKNHHFITLFNTLKEQAGDKQTKITVWGAAHAFTELTVFNDSFGEDHVYKTKEDLRAGLINAYKEFLDDYKAAGGEIVQFDDCLWELFAEDNDKSFFTQGNDALESLADEFIAINNEVADYGHELGLKVWTHNCRGNYQSRHASNGTYKAIAEKFLGEQHYDRFFLEWDDERAGDISALEVLKDKPNVEVVLGLLSSKTTSLDDEKRVYDLLDKAATILPKERLFLSHQCGFASCDCGNELSEDQQWAKIKQGQKIAASYWA is encoded by the coding sequence ATGACAACATCAAGATTTCAACTAGTAGGTTCCCTACTTCGCCCACAAGACTTATTGGATTACAAAACAAAAATTGAACATCGTGACGGCATTCAATATCCTTTCTATGACGCCTTCCCTGGATATAAAGAGACAGAGCAAGCTGCCATTGAAAAAATCATTGCAGATCAAGCAAAACACGATGTGGATGTGTTAACCGATGGCGAGCATGGTCGATCAATGTGGCATTTGGATTTCCTATGGGGGTTAGATGGTATTGAGCGTTACATCTCTAATAAGGGTTATACGTTTGAAGATTTAGATGGCGGTAACTTTGAAACACGTAAAGACATCGGTATTCGCATCAACGCACCTTTATCAGGTAAAAACCATCATTTTATTACTCTTTTCAACACCCTAAAAGAACAAGCTGGCGATAAACAAACCAAAATTACTGTTTGGGGTGCCGCACACGCTTTTACAGAACTAACGGTCTTTAACGACTCGTTCGGAGAAGACCACGTTTATAAAACAAAAGAAGACCTACGCGCAGGCTTAATTAATGCTTACAAGGAATTCCTAGATGACTACAAGGCTGCCGGCGGAGAGATTGTCCAATTTGATGACTGTTTATGGGAGTTATTTGCTGAGGACAATGATAAGAGCTTCTTTACTCAAGGTAACGATGCCTTAGAGAGCTTAGCAGATGAATTTATTGCCATTAATAACGAAGTGGCTGATTATGGCCATGAATTAGGCTTAAAAGTATGGACTCACAACTGTCGTGGTAACTACCAAAGCCGTCATGCTTCAAATGGGACATACAAGGCAATTGCTGAAAAATTCCTAGGTGAGCAACATTATGACCGCTTCTTCTTAGAGTGGGACGATGAGCGTGCAGGTGATATTTCTGCATTGGAAGTCTTAAAAGACAAGCCAAATGTAGAAGTTGTTCTTGGTTTACTATCAAGTAAAACAACATCATTAGATGACGAGAAACGTGTCTACGACCTATTAGATAAAGCTGCTACCATTCTTCCAAAAGAGCGACTCTTCTTATCTCATCAATGCGGTTTTGCATCATGTGACTGTGGAAACGAGCTATCTGAAGACCAACAATGGGCTAAAATTAAACAAGGACAAAAAATAGCTGCTAGCTATTGGGCATAA
- a CDS encoding FUSC family protein, producing MFMKQHQSIRTKIPGLGQRSLKTALAAVVLALVYYPLNREPTFACIGIIFGMGNNMEDSRLNGGNRLIGTIIGGVVGMTTYWLEHLIQPEGNYGLKVCLVFLGIIILVWSAVAFRWPGAVQPGGVVLCIIMFSTPANHIFYAFNRMLDTAIGVIFALAINRVITRERIDRLLK from the coding sequence ATGTTTATGAAACAACATCAATCAATTCGAACGAAGATTCCCGGCTTGGGGCAACGGAGTTTGAAAACAGCACTGGCTGCTGTCGTTCTGGCACTAGTCTATTATCCATTAAACCGAGAGCCAACCTTTGCTTGTATTGGTATTATTTTTGGAATGGGAAATAATATGGAAGATTCACGATTAAATGGTGGTAATCGATTAATTGGAACGATTATTGGTGGAGTAGTGGGGATGACGACCTATTGGCTCGAACACCTCATTCAACCAGAGGGCAATTATGGACTAAAAGTATGTTTAGTTTTCTTAGGTATTATTATTTTAGTGTGGTCAGCAGTCGCATTCCGTTGGCCAGGCGCGGTGCAACCGGGTGGTGTTGTACTTTGCATCATCATGTTCAGTACCCCCGCAAACCACATTTTTTATGCGTTTAATCGGATGCTGGATACAGCGATTGGTGTAATCTTTGCGCTCGCCATCAATCGTGTTATTACGAGGGAACGTATTGATCGTTTGTTGAAATGA
- the spxB gene encoding pyruvate oxidase, whose product MTDGKTKVSTAMLKVLAGWDVDTIYGIPSGTLAPLMEALGEQEETDIKFLQVKHEEVGAMAAVMQWKYKGKLGVCVGSGGPGATHLANGLYDAAMDNTPVLAILGSRPQRELNMDAFQELNQNPMFANIAVYNRRVAYAEQLPKLVDEAIRTAISKRGVAVLEVPGDFGFHEIANDAFYSTGHSYRDYVSSAINEADIDAAVEVLNNSDRTVIYAGIGTMGHGPAVQELSRKIKAPIITTGKNFETFEWDFEALTGSTYRVGWKPANEAVKEADTVLFVGSNFPFAEIEGTFSNIKNFIQIDNNPTMLGKRHNADVAILGDAGEAVHSLLEKVTPVEESAWWNANVKNVQNWRDYMNKLEQKESGDLQLYQVYNAINKYADEDAIYSIDVGNSTQTSIRHLHMTPKNMWRTSPLFATMGIALPGGIAAKNVYPDRQAWNLMGDGAFNMVYPDVVTNVRYNMPVINVVFTNTEYGFIKNKYEDTNKNTFGTEFTDVDYAMIGQAQGAVGFTVSRIEDIDQVMADAVKAYKEGKTVVIDAKITKDRPIPVETLKLDPSLYSAEEIKAYKEKYEAEELVAFSEFLKAEGLTSKVSK is encoded by the coding sequence ATGACAGACGGAAAAACTAAAGTTAGTACAGCTATGCTTAAGGTGTTAGCTGGATGGGATGTAGATACAATTTACGGAATTCCTTCAGGAACATTAGCACCATTAATGGAAGCTTTGGGTGAACAAGAAGAAACAGATATTAAATTTCTTCAAGTAAAACATGAAGAAGTTGGCGCAATGGCAGCCGTAATGCAATGGAAATACAAAGGTAAATTAGGTGTGTGTGTTGGATCAGGTGGTCCTGGTGCGACTCACTTAGCAAACGGACTTTATGATGCAGCAATGGATAATACTCCTGTATTAGCTATTTTGGGATCTCGTCCACAAAGAGAATTAAACATGGATGCTTTCCAAGAGTTAAACCAAAACCCAATGTTTGCGAACATTGCTGTTTACAATCGTCGCGTAGCATACGCAGAACAATTACCAAAATTAGTTGACGAAGCTATTCGTACTGCTATCTCCAAACGTGGTGTAGCTGTATTAGAAGTTCCTGGAGATTTCGGTTTCCACGAAATTGCTAACGATGCATTCTACTCAACTGGTCACAGCTACCGTGATTATGTTTCTTCAGCAATTAACGAAGCAGACATCGATGCTGCAGTTGAAGTATTAAACAACTCAGACCGTACTGTCATTTATGCAGGTATCGGAACTATGGGACACGGTCCTGCTGTTCAAGAGTTATCTCGTAAAATCAAAGCGCCAATCATTACAACTGGTAAAAACTTTGAAACTTTCGAGTGGGACTTTGAAGCTTTAACTGGATCAACTTACCGTGTAGGTTGGAAACCAGCTAACGAAGCTGTTAAAGAAGCAGATACTGTATTATTCGTTGGATCAAACTTCCCGTTTGCTGAAATCGAAGGTACTTTCTCAAACATTAAAAACTTTATCCAAATCGACAACAACCCTACAATGTTAGGTAAACGTCACAATGCTGATGTTGCAATTCTTGGTGATGCTGGTGAAGCAGTTCATTCATTACTTGAAAAAGTAACACCAGTTGAAGAATCAGCTTGGTGGAACGCTAACGTTAAAAACGTACAAAACTGGCGCGATTACATGAACAAGTTAGAGCAAAAAGAAAGTGGCGATCTACAACTTTACCAAGTGTACAACGCTATTAACAAATACGCTGACGAAGATGCAATCTACTCAATTGATGTTGGTAACTCAACTCAAACATCTATTCGTCACTTGCACATGACACCTAAAAATATGTGGAGAACTTCTCCATTATTTGCAACAATGGGTATCGCACTTCCTGGTGGTATTGCTGCTAAGAATGTTTATCCAGATCGTCAAGCATGGAACTTAATGGGTGACGGCGCGTTCAACATGGTTTACCCTGATGTGGTAACTAACGTACGTTACAACATGCCAGTAATTAACGTAGTATTCACAAACACAGAATACGGCTTCATCAAAAACAAATATGAAGACACAAACAAAAATACGTTTGGTACTGAATTTACTGATGTTGACTACGCTATGATTGGTCAAGCACAAGGAGCAGTTGGTTTCACAGTAAGCCGTATCGAAGATATCGATCAAGTAATGGCTGACGCTGTTAAAGCTTACAAAGAAGGTAAAACTGTTGTTATTGATGCTAAGATTACTAAAGATCGTCCAATTCCAGTTGAAACATTGAAATTAGATCCATCATTATACAGCGCAGAAGAAATCAAAGCTTATAAAGAAAAATATGAAGCAGAAGAATTAGTAGCATTCAGCGAGTTCTTAAAAGCTGAAGGTCTAACGTCTAAAGTTTCTAAATAA
- a CDS encoding MspI family type II restriction endonuclease, with protein MIFFEENQIKSKSGKEVKTLIHNVLQPIADAEHFKVNVSANYAIGYPEKNKQFKMDFQVEFSEFNDEKWLIKGTSSARSDRIYGNEFMAQNIRIIDPKVSKIFLVVPDSISKSEQKSAINYASKIKSGTYTSFITDVITVNELARKIISKATINMTQGTKSNILGNNSEQSIVNLLNDKNNIALWNDYTIASRTTKSSTYVLFKTILLAVGFVEGIDIIESTKASTDIPRLSNNGYPKTDVTVEFKTKEKFFRQNISIKNTESKEVTIHEGDIRDLINALEIDFSSPLALALLNFQEVGSRKRLLEEYPGSVEILDNQLRHYNETLLGFFVFGDKSPLVTDSKQIANMLIFTHNFETYTKSEYIQYYLEAYKSKGQFGTPFKWTYPSKKRGNKFQIKGFTNNA; from the coding sequence ATGATATTTTTTGAAGAAAATCAAATCAAAAGTAAATCAGGCAAAGAAGTTAAAACACTTATTCACAATGTTTTACAACCTATTGCCGATGCTGAGCATTTTAAAGTAAATGTTTCAGCAAATTATGCTATTGGATATCCTGAAAAAAACAAACAGTTTAAAATGGATTTTCAAGTGGAATTTTCAGAATTTAATGATGAAAAGTGGTTAATCAAGGGTACTAGCTCTGCCAGATCTGATCGCATATATGGCAATGAATTTATGGCACAGAATATCAGAATAATTGATCCAAAGGTTTCAAAAATTTTTTTAGTCGTTCCAGATTCAATATCAAAATCAGAACAGAAAAGCGCAATTAATTATGCTAGTAAAATAAAAAGTGGCACTTATACATCTTTTATAACTGATGTCATCACTGTGAATGAATTAGCTAGAAAAATTATTAGCAAAGCCACAATAAATATGACACAAGGCACCAAATCAAATATTCTAGGTAACAATTCAGAACAAAGCATTGTAAATCTCTTAAACGATAAAAATAATATTGCTCTTTGGAATGATTACACTATTGCTTCTCGAACGACTAAATCATCTACTTACGTATTGTTTAAAACAATTTTATTAGCAGTCGGATTTGTAGAAGGTATTGATATTATTGAGAGTACAAAAGCATCAACTGATATTCCACGTTTATCAAATAATGGATATCCAAAGACTGATGTAACAGTAGAATTTAAAACTAAGGAAAAATTTTTCCGACAAAATATTAGTATAAAAAATACTGAAAGTAAAGAAGTCACAATACACGAAGGGGATATCAGAGACTTAATTAATGCATTAGAGATAGATTTTAGCTCACCTCTAGCATTAGCCCTATTAAATTTTCAAGAAGTAGGAAGTCGAAAAAGATTATTAGAAGAATACCCAGGCTCAGTAGAAATTTTAGATAATCAACTTCGTCATTACAATGAAACTTTATTAGGTTTCTTTGTTTTTGGCGATAAGAGCCCGTTAGTAACTGATTCGAAACAAATTGCTAATATGTTGATTTTCACTCATAACTTCGAAACATATACTAAATCAGAGTATATTCAATATTATCTTGAAGCCTATAAAAGTAAAGGTCAATTCGGTACACCGTTCAAATGGACATACCCAAGCAAAAAAAGAGGAAATAAATTTCAAATTAAAGGTTTCACTAATAATGCATAA
- a CDS encoding DNA cytosine methyltransferase — protein sequence MHGGAREGAGRNRLPKTQKRKPRSIYFSESDVEKIESININGCTSFSQKCIELINYAIENININEFSDVHDSLVCEEAERYTSVKQIEGSDKKMKFIDLFSGIGGIRKAFEDENYQCVFSSEWDQFAVKTYEANYNETPFGDITKVDENDVPNHDVLLAGFPCQPFSNIGKREGFGHETQGTLFFDVLRILEAKQPKMFLLENVKGLLNNDKGRTFQIIIKSLQELGYSVFYDVLDAQNFGVPQRRERVIIVGFHPELEVDEFELPQGDDSLKVSVKDILENDPDGYTISKHLQENYLFKKDDGKPQIVNQKSDIQVNTLVASYHKIQRLTGTFVEGGETGLRLLSELECKRLMGFPDDFIIPVSRTQMYRQLGNSVAVPMVKAVADEMKKVINQAGDYKPIQLEKQLSLTL from the coding sequence ATGCATGGTGGTGCTAGAGAGGGTGCTGGACGAAACAGACTACCCAAAACTCAAAAAAGAAAACCTAGAAGTATATATTTTAGCGAAAGTGATGTTGAAAAGATTGAAAGTATTAATATTAACGGATGCACTAGTTTTAGTCAAAAATGCATAGAATTAATTAATTATGCAATTGAGAATATCAATATAAATGAGTTTTCAGACGTTCATGATTCCTTGGTTTGCGAAGAAGCCGAGAGATATACTAGTGTAAAACAAATTGAAGGTAGTGATAAAAAAATGAAATTTATTGATTTATTTTCTGGGATTGGTGGAATAAGAAAAGCCTTTGAAGATGAGAATTACCAATGTGTTTTCAGCTCTGAATGGGATCAATTTGCAGTAAAAACATATGAAGCGAATTATAATGAAACACCCTTCGGTGATATTACTAAGGTAGATGAAAATGATGTTCCCAATCACGATGTTTTATTGGCTGGATTTCCTTGTCAACCTTTTAGCAATATAGGAAAGCGTGAAGGATTTGGTCATGAAACTCAAGGAACTTTATTCTTTGATGTACTAAGAATATTAGAGGCCAAACAACCAAAGATGTTCTTATTAGAAAACGTCAAAGGTCTACTTAATAATGATAAAGGTAGAACTTTTCAAATTATTATAAAAAGCCTTCAAGAATTAGGCTACTCAGTATTTTATGATGTGTTAGATGCTCAGAACTTTGGTGTTCCTCAAAGACGTGAGCGAGTAATTATTGTTGGATTTCATCCGGAATTAGAAGTAGATGAATTTGAATTGCCTCAGGGAGACGATTCTTTAAAAGTGTCAGTTAAAGATATATTAGAAAATGACCCAGACGGTTATACAATATCTAAGCATTTACAAGAAAATTATTTGTTTAAGAAAGATGATGGCAAACCACAGATAGTAAATCAAAAAAGTGACATACAAGTGAATACACTAGTCGCAAGTTATCATAAAATTCAAAGATTAACAGGTACATTTGTTGAAGGTGGTGAAACTGGCTTGAGATTATTAAGTGAGTTAGAGTGCAAGCGTTTGATGGGATTTCCTGATGATTTTATTATTCCAGTTTCGAGAACTCAAATGTATCGCCAATTGGGTAACTCTGTAGCGGTTCCAATGGTTAAGGCTGTTGCAGATGAAATGAAAAAAGTAATCAATCAAGCTGGAGATTACAAGCCAATACAACTAGAAAAACAATTAAGTTTGACACTATAA
- a CDS encoding recombinase family protein gives MMREVEVIRASRKISERTAGKIDDILRVAPYARVSTDSEEQLSSYKSQVMYYKDLVNSRKEWVLVDIYADESITGTQVARRENFQRMINDCMDGKIDMIITKSISRFARNTLDTLKYVRMLKERNIAVFFEEENINTMTMDGELLLVILSSVAQQEVENISANVKKGLKMKMKRGELVGFASCLGYDYDPVDKSISINEAEADIVRYIFDRYIEGAGGYVIAKELTKLGYKTKYGNSQWHDTGVLGIIKNEKYKGDVLQGKTFTVDPISKRRLDNYGEEDQFYIKNHHEPIVSEEVFEKAQAILNKRGAKRRGVQNGKREKYSRKYAFSSMLECASCGSNLSRRNWHSGTKHEKVIWQCVTATKKGRKYCPHSKAIEERILEDAFIESYKLLCYNNSDVLDELVNRMESVLSNNNFQKRLVKIENEIQSIEQKRNRLIDMRLEEVIDKSTYEKKYGEIESVLEGLLDEKGQLERSSNEEIDLEKRIEHFRKVLERNEVLTEFDRCVFESIVEKVIIGEVDENGDTNPYKLTFIYKTEYSNSIQSKMHKQINRKRTQNDVKDLPSHSSTDTCGDGCIDGKEIKTLMLYYQSFQDYLIF, from the coding sequence ATAATGCGTGAAGTTGAAGTAATTAGGGCAAGTAGAAAAATTTCTGAACGTACAGCGGGAAAAATAGATGATATTTTGCGTGTTGCTCCTTATGCAAGGGTCAGTACGGATTCAGAAGAACAGTTAAGTAGTTATAAATCACAGGTTATGTACTATAAGGACTTAGTAAATAGTCGTAAAGAATGGGTACTTGTAGATATTTATGCCGATGAGTCTATAACTGGAACCCAAGTAGCAAGGCGTGAAAATTTTCAGAGGATGATTAATGATTGTATGGATGGCAAAATCGATATGATTATTACTAAGTCCATATCAAGATTTGCAAGGAATACCTTGGATACATTAAAATATGTACGCATGTTAAAAGAAAGAAATATTGCTGTATTTTTTGAAGAAGAAAATATAAATACCATGACAATGGATGGTGAGCTATTGCTTGTCATACTAAGTTCTGTTGCCCAGCAGGAAGTGGAAAATATTTCAGCCAATGTTAAAAAAGGCTTGAAGATGAAAATGAAGCGTGGTGAACTGGTTGGGTTCGCAAGTTGCTTAGGGTATGATTATGATCCTGTTGATAAGAGTATTTCTATTAATGAGGCAGAGGCAGATATTGTAAGGTATATTTTTGATAGATATATAGAAGGTGCTGGCGGTTATGTAATTGCAAAAGAGTTAACAAAGCTTGGATATAAAACTAAATATGGAAATAGCCAATGGCATGATACAGGAGTTTTGGGAATCATAAAAAATGAAAAATATAAAGGCGATGTTTTACAGGGCAAAACCTTTACGGTTGACCCTATTTCAAAAAGAAGGCTAGATAATTATGGTGAGGAGGATCAATTCTATATAAAAAATCATCATGAGCCTATTGTTAGTGAAGAAGTATTTGAAAAAGCACAAGCAATACTAAATAAAAGAGGTGCGAAACGCCGAGGTGTTCAGAATGGGAAGCGCGAAAAATATAGTAGAAAATATGCCTTTAGTAGTATGCTAGAATGTGCCTCTTGTGGTAGCAATTTATCGAGGCGAAATTGGCATAGTGGTACTAAGCATGAAAAAGTAATCTGGCAGTGTGTAACGGCTACAAAGAAAGGGAGAAAATATTGCCCTCATAGCAAAGCCATTGAAGAAAGAATTCTTGAAGATGCTTTTATAGAATCATATAAATTATTATGCTATAATAATTCTGATGTATTAGATGAACTTGTAAACAGAATGGAAAGTGTTTTGAGTAATAATAATTTTCAAAAACGATTGGTTAAAATAGAAAATGAAATCCAATCTATAGAGCAAAAACGTAACAGGCTGATTGATATGCGTTTGGAAGAAGTAATAGATAAATCAACTTATGAAAAGAAGTATGGAGAGATAGAATCAGTCCTAGAAGGACTTTTAGATGAGAAAGGGCAGTTAGAGAGGTCTTCAAACGAAGAAATTGATTTGGAAAAAAGAATTGAACATTTCAGGAAGGTACTTGAGAGAAATGAAGTTTTAACAGAGTTTGATCGTTGTGTATTTGAAAGTATTGTAGAGAAAGTTATTATTGGAGAGGTTGATGAGAATGGAGATACTAACCCATATAAGCTAACTTTCATCTATAAAACGGAATACTCTAATTCAATACAGAGTAAAATGCACAAGCAGATTAATAGAAAAAGAACTCAAAATGATGTGAAAGATTTGCCTTCCCATTCCTCAACCGACACATGTGGAGACGGTTGTATTGATGGAAAAGAAATAAAAACTTTAATGCTATATTATCAGTCTTTTCAAGATTATTTAATATTTTGA
- a CDS encoding SHOCT domain-containing protein, protein MKDRLIRYSMQIAMLGQLLSLALITEKEFTIIKNRLMQDYGVLSDLTS, encoded by the coding sequence ATGAAAGATAGATTGATTCGATATAGTATGCAGATTGCCATGTTAGGACAACTACTGTCTTTGGCTCTTATAACAGAAAAAGAATTTACGATAATTAAAAATAGACTGATGCAAGATTATGGTGTTCTTTCAGACCTGACATCATAA
- a CDS encoding helix-turn-helix domain-containing protein, whose translation MSKKTGKNNHLLSYPLIVLASSGDVDAINSVLKHYEGYIAALSTRQLYDESGNPHFCVDEVLRRRLETKLITKILTFNVA comes from the coding sequence ATGAGCAAAAAGACAGGAAAAAATAATCATCTACTTTCCTACCCACTTATCGTATTAGCCTCTAGTGGGGATGTGGATGCTATTAACTCTGTTCTGAAACATTATGAAGGATATATCGCTGCACTATCTACAAGGCAGTTATACGATGAAAGTGGTAATCCACATTTTTGTGTGGATGAAGTATTACGCCGAAGGCTGGAAACCAAACTGATTACAAAAATTCTAACTTTTAATGTAGCTTAA